Proteins from one Catenuloplanes atrovinosus genomic window:
- a CDS encoding Acg family FMN-binding oxidoreductase produces the protein MVRIPLVREAEPAVAAPRGYQAEDLAAAVTAAVRAPSQHNTQPWRFRLSGGAIEVRSDPARQLPIADPTGWAVRIACGAALGNARLALAGRGRPADGVIRPDPDDAELVARLVPGAPRPATPAELALLAAVPRRHSTRGRFSARPVPAAVRARMLDAVRSEGCWLDLIVGTPAVTAVAEIAHSADRVLRRDHDYRAEIEAWTRPAPACDGVPPEAAGTAADILPRRDFGGPELPLEPEPEPLVAVLGSPADTAAEQIAAGQALQKLLLTVTDAGLAASMVSQPIEVPAAREQLRLALGRFGPPQMVVRIGWAAPGATTPRRPAESVIITE, from the coding sequence ATGGTCCGGATCCCGCTGGTGAGGGAGGCCGAGCCCGCCGTGGCCGCACCGCGGGGTTATCAGGCGGAGGATCTGGCCGCCGCCGTCACCGCGGCCGTGCGCGCGCCGTCGCAGCACAACACGCAGCCGTGGCGGTTCCGGCTGTCCGGCGGCGCGATCGAGGTCCGATCGGACCCGGCGCGGCAGCTGCCGATCGCGGATCCGACCGGCTGGGCGGTCCGGATCGCGTGCGGTGCCGCGCTCGGCAACGCACGGCTGGCGCTGGCCGGCCGGGGCCGCCCGGCCGACGGCGTGATCCGCCCGGACCCGGACGACGCGGAGCTGGTGGCGCGGCTGGTGCCGGGTGCGCCGCGGCCGGCCACGCCGGCCGAGCTGGCGCTGCTGGCGGCCGTGCCGCGGCGGCACAGCACGCGCGGGCGCTTCTCCGCGCGGCCGGTGCCCGCGGCGGTCCGCGCGCGGATGCTGGACGCGGTGCGCTCGGAGGGCTGCTGGCTGGACCTGATCGTGGGCACGCCGGCCGTGACCGCGGTCGCGGAGATCGCGCACAGCGCGGACCGGGTGCTGCGCCGCGACCACGACTATCGCGCGGAGATCGAGGCCTGGACGCGCCCGGCGCCCGCCTGCGACGGCGTGCCGCCCGAGGCCGCGGGAACGGCGGCGGACATCCTGCCCCGGCGAGACTTCGGCGGCCCGGAGCTGCCCCTGGAGCCGGAACCGGAGCCGCTGGTCGCGGTGCTCGGGTCGCCGGCGGACACCGCGGCCGAGCAGATCGCGGCCGGCCAGGCGCTGCAGAAGCTGCTGCTCACGGTCACGGACGCGGGGCTGGCCGCGTCGATGGTGTCGCAGCCGATCGAGGTGCCGGCCGCGCGCGAGCAGTTGCGGCTGGCGCTCGGCCGGTTCGGGCCGCCGCAGATGGTGGTCCGGATCGGCTGGGCCGCGCCGGGCGCCACCACGCCACGCCGGCCCGCGGAGAGCGTGATCATCACGGAATAG
- a CDS encoding exodeoxyribonuclease III: MRLATWNVNSVKARLPRLLDWLETRRPDVLCLQELKVSADQFPSDEVKALGYDAAVHGDGRWNGVAVLSRVGLDDVRTGFDGDPGFPDETTRETRAVSATCGGLRVWSVYVPNGRTPEDPHYAYKLRWLARLREALAHEPAPLAVCGDFNVAPADEDVWDPAVFAGSTHVTPPERDALAALRAERGLHDIVPRPLKGDRPFTYWDYRAGMFHQNKGMRIDLVYATDPVPARVTDAYVDREARKGKGPSDHAPIVVDIDL, encoded by the coding sequence ATGCGGCTCGCTACCTGGAACGTCAACAGCGTCAAGGCCCGGCTCCCGCGGCTGCTCGACTGGCTGGAGACGCGCCGGCCGGACGTGCTCTGCCTCCAGGAGCTGAAGGTCTCCGCGGACCAGTTCCCGTCGGACGAGGTCAAGGCGCTGGGGTACGACGCGGCCGTGCACGGCGACGGCCGGTGGAACGGCGTGGCCGTGCTGTCCCGGGTCGGCCTGGACGACGTGCGGACCGGCTTCGACGGCGACCCGGGTTTCCCGGACGAGACCACGCGGGAGACGCGCGCGGTCTCCGCGACCTGCGGCGGGCTGCGGGTGTGGTCGGTGTATGTGCCGAACGGCCGCACGCCGGAGGACCCGCACTACGCGTACAAGCTGCGCTGGCTGGCCCGGCTGCGGGAGGCGCTGGCGCACGAGCCGGCGCCGCTCGCGGTGTGCGGGGACTTCAACGTGGCGCCGGCCGACGAGGACGTCTGGGACCCCGCGGTGTTCGCCGGCTCCACGCACGTCACGCCGCCGGAGCGGGACGCGCTGGCCGCGCTGCGCGCCGAGCGCGGACTGCACGACATCGTGCCGCGTCCGCTGAAGGGGGACCGGCCGTTCACCTATTGGGACTACCGCGCGGGCATGTTTCATCAGAACAAGGGCATGCGGATCGACCTGGTGTACGCCACCGACCCGGTGCCGGCCCGGGTCACCGACGCCTACGTGGACCGTGAGGCGCGCAAGGGCAAGGGGCCGTCCGATCACGCGCCCATCGTGGTCGACATCGATCTGTGA